TTGGCATGTGTGAAAATGGCCATCAAGGATCACACTGGAGGAAAGGAACCGTCATGCTGGCCCGGTCAACAATGGCGCTCAATCGTCCCGCAATCAGGACCGGAGCGACGACTCGAGATGTGACCAAACTCACGCCTTCGCTTTATGGAGGCTTTCACACGACGGGCGATGAAGGTGGCGCGCACGGAACTGTCGTAAAGGGCGACCTGATCATGCGCCGAGAGATCAAGGCAGTTCCATCGGAAGATCGCAACTGCGGCGCCGAGTTCGAGCTCGTACGCGACATCCCGAGTAACCGCTCGTCCATAGGGGACATCATCCTGCCTGTCGTCGTGGAAGAGGATGTTGAGGCGATGCGCGGCGTCGTCACCGGCTACACTGACAGGCTGCAGGTTTCGTCCGCAGACATGCTTCATGGACGCCAATCCTGACAATTATGTTGAAGTCCCTCCCAAGGAGTCGATGCCACGGAACCTGCTCGGTTTCGTGCTTCTGATGGGCCGATCCCATCAACTGGCTTTGGCTGCAATTTCGGTGCTTCTCTTTCTTGCCGGAACAGCGCCCCTGGAAATCCAGAGGCGAGTCATCAATGCGGCAACGCAGGGCGGCGCCTACCCGACCATCTTCGCTCTTGTCCTTGCTTATCTCGGCCTCGTCCTGCTGGAAGGACTGACTAAGCTCGGCTTGAACCTCTATCGCGGCTGGATCGGTGAGGTAGCGATCCGCTGGCTGCGGATGACGGTACTGTCAGCCTCCGATCAGTCGCGCAGGCATCCTCCCGACGCACTGGCAGAGGGCGTGCAGCTATCAATCGTTCTGGCCGAAGCCGAGCCGGTCGGCGGCTTCGTCGGCACGAGTATTTCCGAGCCGCTTCTACAGGTCGGCATTCTCTGTGCGGTCGGGGGTTACATGATCTTCCTGCAGCCGCTCATGGCACTTGCCGTCGCCGTCGTCTTCTTGCCGCAGGTCGGCTTCGTGCCGCTCATGCAGCACGCCATTAACCGGCTCGTTGCAAGCAAGATTGCTATCATGCGGCATGTCAGCGAGGGAAT
The window above is part of the Rhizobium sp. WYJ-E13 genome. Proteins encoded here:
- a CDS encoding ABC transporter ATP-binding protein, giving the protein MPRNLLGFVLLMGRSHQLALAAISVLLFLAGTAPLEIQRRVINAATQGGAYPTIFALVLAYLGLVLLEGLTKLGLNLYRGWIGEVAIRWLRMTVLSASDQSRRHPPDALAEGVQLSIVLAEAEPVGGFVGTSISEPLLQVGILCAVGGYMIFLQPLMALAVAVVFLPQVGFVPLMQHAINRLVASKIAIMRHVSEGMIEHVTGSDLSDVQADRVQSLFVTNMTIYKFKFSMNFLMNLMTQLGYAGIFALGGYYVVTGKTEIGTIVAFVSGLSKITDPWGALIDWYRDLTVTQVKYAMIRDANADQEAPKDQNDAGAKRRTIT